Proteins from one Pseudomonadota bacterium genomic window:
- a CDS encoding DPP IV N-terminal domain-containing protein, with protein sequence MKRSHKQRCTKLQNFSAVLILLVFALLCAPQSAGSKIYLEINQPHIRKIPLAIAPLRSLDGRKQGGKLADTCREVMIHDLDFSTFFNVLGDSSTYLENSRKSGISLGTFDFKDWSLIGAELLIKGGYYQTNDQFILELRLFDVFSRKMIIGKRYRGRLQDQRLMAHKFDNEVVKAITGLPGEFSSKIAFVGKKQDRHGVSQEIYIMDYDGAGLKQATHNRAINLSPSWAPKVTKLAFTSYKKGNPDLYVIDFNRGRERLISRKKGINAAAEWSKDASRIVLMQRFEDNSEISIISANTGRLLKRLTKNWANEASPCWSPSGKKIAFVSDRAGSPQIYTMELGNNNLRRITRSGSYNAHPNWSEFNNKIVFTSIIDGSFQICTINPDGSGLQQLTYLKGNNEDPTWSPNGQHIVFTSSSSDIRQLMVMNLHGLDIKTITRGKLDKKSPTWSGNQ encoded by the coding sequence ATGAAACGCTCTCATAAACAACGATGTACCAAACTGCAAAATTTTTCAGCCGTTCTGATACTGCTGGTTTTCGCTCTCCTGTGCGCCCCCCAGTCTGCCGGCAGCAAAATATATCTGGAAATCAATCAACCCCATATCCGCAAGATTCCCCTGGCCATCGCTCCCTTGAGATCACTTGATGGCCGGAAACAGGGAGGAAAGCTGGCGGATACCTGCCGGGAGGTCATGATCCATGATCTGGATTTCTCGACTTTTTTCAATGTTCTGGGAGATTCAAGCACCTACCTGGAAAACAGTCGGAAAAGCGGCATTTCCCTGGGCACATTTGATTTCAAGGACTGGTCACTGATCGGGGCCGAGCTGCTCATCAAGGGCGGTTATTACCAGACCAACGATCAGTTTATTCTTGAACTGCGCCTGTTCGATGTCTTCAGCCGAAAAATGATCATCGGCAAACGATACCGCGGACGCCTGCAGGATCAACGGCTCATGGCCCATAAATTTGATAATGAAGTGGTCAAGGCAATCACCGGGCTGCCGGGAGAATTTTCTTCAAAGATTGCCTTTGTCGGCAAAAAACAAGATCGCCATGGGGTAAGCCAGGAAATATATATCATGGACTATGATGGTGCCGGGCTGAAACAGGCTACTCATAACAGGGCCATCAATCTTTCGCCGTCCTGGGCTCCGAAGGTGACAAAACTTGCTTTTACCTCCTATAAAAAGGGGAACCCCGACCTCTATGTTATTGATTTCAACCGGGGCCGGGAACGGCTGATTTCCCGCAAAAAGGGGATCAACGCGGCGGCTGAATGGTCCAAAGACGCCTCCCGGATTGTGCTCATGCAACGTTTTGAAGACAACAGTGAGATCAGCATTATTTCAGCAAACACCGGCCGGCTGCTCAAGCGACTGACCAAAAACTGGGCGAATGAAGCCTCTCCCTGCTGGTCTCCATCAGGGAAGAAAATTGCTTTTGTCTCGGACCGGGCCGGCAGCCCCCAGATTTACACTATGGAGCTGGGCAACAATAATCTGCGGCGCATAACCCGTTCCGGCAGCTACAATGCTCATCCCAACTGGTCAGAATTCAATAATAAAATTGTCTTTACCTCCATTATTGACGGCAGCTTCCAGATCTGCACCATCAATCCTGACGGCAGTGGCCTGCAGCAACTCACCTATCTGAAAGGGAACAATGAAGATCCGACCTGGTCTCCCAACGGACAACATATTGTTTTCACTTCGTCTTCCAGCGATATCAGACAGCTGATGGTGATGAACCTTCATGGCCTGGACATTAAAACAATAACCCGGGGAAAGCTGGATAAAAAAAGTCCCACATGGTCAGGAAATCAGTAA
- a CDS encoding OmpA family protein has translation MKHVKMAMLFVLLASVAVMFSACATCKTKKVEEEKVSQPAAMTEPAKIIPEKPAVEEAALSATPMLAVGDKLGPVYFDFDKYNLKDLSRDQLTENAQWLKNNPGAVVRIEGNCDERGSNEYNLALGERRASSAKKYLVYQGISPNQLETISYGEEK, from the coding sequence ATGAAACATGTGAAAATGGCTATGCTATTCGTTCTGCTGGCAAGTGTCGCGGTGATGTTTTCCGCTTGTGCCACCTGCAAGACCAAAAAGGTTGAAGAAGAAAAAGTCTCCCAGCCGGCAGCCATGACCGAACCGGCAAAAATTATCCCGGAAAAACCGGCGGTCGAGGAAGCTGCCCTTTCTGCCACACCAATGCTTGCCGTAGGGGATAAATTGGGCCCCGTCTATTTTGATTTTGACAAGTATAATCTTAAAGATCTTTCCCGGGACCAGCTCACTGAAAATGCTCAGTGGTTAAAAAACAATCCCGGAGCAGTTGTCAGGATTGAGGGCAATTGCGATGAACGGGGTTCCAACGAATACAACCTGGCCCTGGGAGAGCGGCGGGCGTCCAGCGCCAAAAAATACCTTGTCTACCAGGGAATATCTCCCAACCAACTGGAAACCATCAGTTATGGTGAAGAAAAA
- the ybgF gene encoding tol-pal system protein YbgF — protein sequence GCVSDQYYVQLDDTVRNLQRRVDDVESSQAKSRRKGGAELQKLNADTNIRLDSLETEVQIINANLEERHRTPRELPAVEAKDVQLLYERIDSRLKQLEISVQQLQQQAGNRPAVVEPASMTGGATTSPPADAATQKEEAPKTAATTATSAREKAFYDDAYAVFKRGDYSSARKKFTKFLTAFPQSMFRVNALFWIAECSYKEKQYEEAIIKYDGIITKYPHNQKAPSALLKQGFAFLMLGDKTDGKIILEKVIADYPDSDQAEIARRKLKVLNK from the coding sequence CCGGATGTGTAAGTGATCAGTATTATGTCCAGCTTGATGATACCGTCCGTAACCTGCAGCGGCGGGTTGATGATGTTGAGTCCAGCCAGGCAAAAAGTCGGCGTAAGGGTGGTGCTGAGCTGCAGAAGTTAAACGCTGACACCAACATCAGACTTGACAGTCTGGAGACGGAAGTGCAAATCATCAATGCCAACCTGGAGGAAAGACACCGTACCCCCCGGGAACTTCCGGCAGTCGAAGCAAAAGATGTACAACTGCTCTATGAACGTATTGATTCCCGTTTAAAACAATTAGAAATCTCTGTACAACAATTACAACAGCAGGCCGGGAATAGGCCTGCTGTTGTAGAACCAGCCTCTATGACTGGAGGTGCAACAACCTCTCCACCAGCAGATGCCGCCACCCAGAAAGAAGAAGCACCTAAAACAGCAGCTACTACTGCCACCAGTGCCCGGGAAAAGGCATTCTACGATGATGCATACGCGGTGTTTAAGCGGGGAGATTATTCCTCTGCCAGGAAGAAATTCACCAAGTTTCTTACGGCCTTTCCCCAGAGCATGTTTCGGGTTAATGCCCTGTTCTGGATCGCCGAATGCTCCTATAAAGAAAAACAATACGAAGAAGCTATCATAAAATACGACGGGATTATCACGAAATACCCCCATAATCAAAAAGCCCCCAGCGCCCTGCTGAAACAGGGATTTGCTTTTCTGATGCTTGGAGATAAAACCGACGGCAAAATCATCCTGGAAAAAGTCATCGCTGACTATCCAGATTCCGACCAAGCGGAAATTGCCAGACGAAAACTGAAAGTACTGAACAAATAA
- the pilM gene encoding type IV pilus assembly protein PilM — MFFQKSHPLLGLNIGSSYIKIVELNNSGPRYTLQNFGYAILPLDTIVDGTIMDSMAIVNAIKNLVENLKIKKKQICTSISGHSVIIKKILMPLMDEDTVENTIYDEAVHHIPYDIFDVNLDFQILGPSLEADDKMDVLLVAVKKDVISDYLEVIEEAGLQPAIVDVDTFALENMYEYNYEDATEEIVTLVDIGSNITNINIVKDGRSNFNRDITAGSRQITEQLQKQLNLNYQTAEQLKLGVPVEGLKPEETGNLISDASFTYINEIAKTIDFYHTSASGSQVEKIYLAGGGAKLTGIVNAVHEITNIPTEIINPFRDLIIPEKKFDLEYIQDIAPLAGVAVGLALRKDRIK; from the coding sequence ATGTTTTTCCAAAAATCACATCCCCTGCTCGGGCTCAATATCGGTTCCAGCTACATTAAAATTGTGGAACTGAATAATTCGGGGCCAAGATATACTCTGCAAAATTTTGGTTATGCCATCCTGCCACTAGATACCATCGTTGATGGCACAATCATGGACTCCATGGCCATTGTCAATGCCATTAAGAACCTGGTTGAAAACCTGAAAATCAAGAAAAAGCAGATATGCACCTCCATTTCCGGCCATTCAGTAATCATCAAAAAAATTCTGATGCCGCTAATGGATGAGGACACGGTGGAAAATACTATTTATGATGAAGCCGTCCATCATATCCCCTACGATATCTTTGATGTCAATCTGGATTTTCAGATTTTAGGTCCCAGCTTAGAAGCTGATGATAAGATGGATGTACTACTGGTGGCGGTCAAAAAAGATGTCATCAGTGATTACCTGGAAGTCATAGAAGAAGCAGGACTTCAGCCGGCAATCGTGGATGTGGACACCTTTGCCCTGGAAAATATGTATGAATATAATTATGAGGATGCCACAGAAGAAATAGTAACCCTGGTGGATATCGGCTCCAATATTACCAATATCAATATCGTTAAAGATGGAAGATCAAATTTCAACCGGGATATTACCGCAGGAAGTCGACAGATCACTGAACAGTTACAAAAACAGCTGAACCTGAATTACCAGACAGCTGAGCAACTGAAACTCGGAGTTCCCGTTGAAGGGCTCAAACCAGAAGAGACCGGCAATTTAATCTCCGATGCCTCTTTTACCTATATCAATGAAATTGCCAAAACTATTGATTTTTATCACACATCCGCATCCGGCAGTCAGGTGGAAAAGATCTACCTTGCCGGTGGAGGTGCCAAACTGACCGGCATTGTTAACGCAGTTCATGAGATCACCAATATCCCCACGGAAATCATTAATCCTTTTCGCGATCTGATCATCCCGGAGAAAAAATTTGATCTTGAATATATTCAGGATATCGCCCCTTTGGCTGGTGTTGCTGTAGGTCTGGCACTGAGGAAGGATAGAATTAAATGA
- a CDS encoding PilN domain-containing protein — MIRINLLPVRAERKKQTLQKQLTVGILTVVLVVAVCGYIQFFIITKISRVSRNLKRTQQEIAALKPVIDKINHYKQQKDEINKKIAVINNLDSARLDPIHTLHDLNLYKPAKLWFTQLNKKGSSLNIKGISIDNETIVNFLDNLKQSRPLKQSELIYLKSHKIQDLELKEFLINSMLTSVAATKSTSTSQSKGD; from the coding sequence ATGATTAGAATAAACCTTCTCCCGGTTCGCGCTGAGCGAAAAAAGCAAACTCTGCAGAAGCAGTTGACCGTTGGGATACTTACGGTTGTTCTGGTTGTGGCAGTTTGCGGCTATATACAGTTCTTTATCATTACGAAGATCAGCCGGGTATCCCGCAATCTGAAACGAACCCAACAGGAAATTGCCGCCTTGAAACCTGTTATTGATAAAATCAATCATTATAAACAGCAAAAGGATGAAATTAACAAAAAGATTGCGGTTATCAACAATCTGGATTCCGCCAGATTGGATCCAATCCATACCCTGCATGATCTAAACCTGTACAAACCCGCAAAATTATGGTTTACCCAATTGAACAAAAAGGGATCAAGCCTGAACATCAAGGGAATTTCTATTGACAATGAAACCATTGTTAATTTTCTGGATAACTTAAAACAATCTCGCCCCCTCAAACAATCAGAACTTATCTATCTTAAATCACATAAGATACAAGACCTGGAACTGAAAGAGTTCCTGATCAACTCAATGCTGACCTCGGTTGCGGCAACAAAATCAACCAGCACCAGCCAGTCTAAGGGGGATTAG
- the pilO gene encoding type 4a pilus biogenesis protein PilO: MRQQNQPAPASLRGIRMADLNLEFLHKLSTSKKILILIAIVVAIGGLYYYFLFTPKYKHLTKIQTKYKKAQLTLSQTKQVASQLKQFEEEIAALRIDFKIAARKLPNSREIPRLLMKITKLGKEAGLEFLLFQPQAEKPVEFYAEVPIDIEVIGGYHALSNFFTNICTMPRIVSIGDFDLHDYKVIDNRDTIKTRFKAITYTFIDKKKDDNKKKGKNKNGS; encoded by the coding sequence TTGCGGCAACAAAATCAACCAGCACCAGCCAGTCTAAGGGGGATTAGGATGGCAGACCTGAATTTAGAGTTTCTCCATAAGCTTTCAACCAGCAAAAAGATTCTGATCCTGATTGCTATTGTGGTGGCAATAGGAGGGCTGTATTACTATTTTCTTTTTACACCCAAATATAAACATCTAACCAAAATTCAAACAAAGTATAAAAAGGCCCAGCTGACCCTCAGTCAAACCAAGCAAGTAGCCAGCCAACTGAAGCAGTTTGAAGAAGAAATTGCCGCATTACGGATTGACTTCAAAATTGCAGCCCGGAAACTCCCTAATTCCAGAGAGATTCCCCGACTCTTGATGAAGATCACCAAACTTGGAAAAGAAGCCGGCCTTGAATTTTTACTGTTTCAACCCCAAGCGGAAAAACCGGTTGAATTTTATGCTGAAGTACCTATTGATATTGAAGTTATAGGCGGCTACCATGCCCTCAGCAACTTCTTCACCAACATATGTACCATGCCGAGGATTGTTTCAATCGGCGATTTTGACCTGCATGACTATAAGGTTATAGATAATCGTGACACCATTAAAACCCGCTTCAAAGCTATTACTTATACTTTCATAGATAAAAAGAAAGATGATAATAAAAAGAAAGGTAAAAATAAAAATGGTAGCTAA
- a CDS encoding pilus assembly protein PilP, whose product MVAKLKQLSLLMAALFMAFGILSSVPGKLVFALNQTEEVKPAIMMPRGNHPSFTYNSLGKPDPFRPFINFKAIERPIPTKEPKTPLERYSLNQFKLVGILLADKHFAMVEDPEQISYTIIEGEKLGNLSGTVEEIKENEIIIAEPYLDIYDQQQIRKISLKLHVDEDQEGKIK is encoded by the coding sequence ATGGTAGCTAAGCTGAAACAGCTGTCATTGCTTATGGCAGCGCTGTTCATGGCTTTTGGTATCCTATCGTCGGTTCCCGGCAAGCTGGTTTTTGCCCTGAATCAGACGGAAGAGGTAAAACCAGCCATCATGATGCCGCGAGGCAACCACCCATCGTTTACCTATAATTCACTGGGGAAACCGGATCCATTTCGCCCGTTTATTAATTTCAAGGCCATTGAACGGCCGATTCCCACCAAAGAACCAAAGACACCGCTGGAACGATATTCTTTGAATCAATTTAAACTGGTTGGCATCCTCCTGGCTGACAAACATTTTGCCATGGTTGAAGATCCTGAGCAGATCAGTTACACCATTATAGAAGGCGAAAAATTGGGAAACTTAAGCGGTACCGTTGAGGAAATCAAAGAAAATGAAATAATCATAGCTGAACCTTATCTGGACATCTATGACCAGCAACAGATACGGAAAATCAGCTTGAAACTCCATGTGGACGAAGACCAGGAGGGTAAAATAAAATGA
- the pilQ gene encoding type IV pilus secretin PilQ encodes MKSRIKYWLIMAIIFTGCLISLPGLAPAATQKISIQSRLSEGRILVVFTGEREMLEHETFSLFHVDNPPRLGIDFPDAFFEATDISADLDKILFSGFRYHNHPDKTRVVFDTNQEQLPAYTFSATGNELQLSFPQSGSPAAKKKTAKVKSRKKQQRSVSRKNTHPITLDFKDADLQNVFRFLGDIKNFNLIMGDDVKGTVTLKLKKVPWRQAFRILLKTNGLGMEKSGNVIRIAPLERFKQEKEARAQNKKANETLADTVTEIIKVNFATATDVAPRLKAVLSDRGSIDTDTRTNTLIINDIPSYIKKAKNLLKSLDLPIKQVLIEAKIVKVETDAVKDIGIQWGGAWGDTKNDHYYGITGDAGTTGQPGITPGTGTPTVTNNYVVNLPASGATSGLGMIFGKVGLFNLNLKLSAMKNKHLANILSTPKVLTLDNHQARIGQGQEIPYQTTSDEGTTTEFKKAELSLEVTPHITNNDNVSMDVKINKDSQGAMTNDGPAINTQEIQTTLLLYNGETAVIGGIIEKNKTDDEDKVPGFSEVPVFGNMLFKHKYKKNMQTELLIFITPTVIPVQKRAANF; translated from the coding sequence ATGAAATCAAGGATAAAATACTGGCTGATCATGGCAATAATTTTTACCGGCTGTCTTATCAGCCTGCCTGGCCTGGCACCGGCAGCAACCCAGAAGATCAGCATCCAGAGCCGCTTGTCTGAAGGCAGGATACTGGTGGTTTTCACCGGCGAGCGGGAAATGCTGGAACACGAAACTTTCAGCCTGTTTCATGTAGATAATCCTCCCCGTTTGGGCATAGATTTTCCCGATGCTTTTTTTGAAGCTACCGATATTTCAGCTGACCTGGATAAGATCCTATTTTCGGGATTTCGTTACCACAACCATCCAGATAAAACCCGAGTGGTTTTTGACACCAATCAGGAGCAGCTCCCAGCATATACTTTCTCTGCTACCGGCAATGAATTACAGCTTTCTTTTCCCCAGTCCGGAAGTCCGGCAGCAAAGAAAAAAACAGCAAAAGTAAAAAGCAGAAAAAAACAGCAGCGATCCGTATCCCGCAAAAACACACATCCCATAACCCTTGATTTCAAAGATGCTGATTTACAAAACGTTTTCCGTTTTTTAGGTGATATCAAAAACTTTAACCTGATCATGGGGGATGATGTCAAAGGTACGGTCACCCTCAAACTGAAAAAGGTCCCCTGGAGACAGGCTTTCCGTATCCTCTTAAAAACCAATGGACTGGGCATGGAAAAAAGCGGAAATGTCATCCGCATCGCCCCACTGGAGCGTTTCAAACAGGAAAAGGAAGCCCGAGCCCAGAATAAAAAAGCCAATGAAACCCTGGCAGATACAGTAACAGAAATTATCAAAGTTAATTTTGCCACCGCCACTGATGTCGCTCCTCGATTAAAAGCCGTCCTCAGTGATCGTGGTTCCATCGATACCGACACCCGGACTAATACCCTGATCATTAACGACATACCGAGCTATATTAAAAAGGCCAAAAATTTATTAAAAAGCCTGGATTTACCCATTAAGCAAGTACTCATTGAAGCTAAAATTGTTAAAGTTGAAACTGACGCGGTCAAAGATATCGGCATCCAGTGGGGCGGTGCTTGGGGAGACACCAAGAACGACCATTATTACGGTATTACCGGCGATGCCGGCACCACAGGACAGCCGGGGATTACTCCTGGAACAGGAACTCCGACGGTTACTAATAACTACGTGGTCAATCTGCCGGCTTCCGGTGCCACCAGCGGTCTGGGGATGATTTTCGGCAAGGTAGGGTTATTCAACCTCAATCTCAAGCTTTCAGCCATGAAAAACAAACATCTGGCCAATATCCTCTCAACCCCGAAAGTCCTGACCTTGGATAATCACCAGGCCCGCATCGGTCAAGGACAGGAAATACCTTACCAGACAACCTCTGATGAAGGCACCACGACAGAATTCAAAAAAGCGGAGTTAAGCCTTGAGGTAACTCCCCACATAACCAACAATGACAATGTCTCCATGGATGTGAAAATAAACAAGGACTCACAAGGTGCGATGACCAATGATGGTCCGGCCATTAATACCCAGGAGATCCAGACTACTCTGCTGCTTTATAATGGTGAAACGGCAGTTATCGGCGGTATTATTGAGAAAAATAAAACTGATGATGAAGATAAAGTTCCCGGATTTTCTGAGGTCCCGGTATTCGGCAACATGCTGTTCAAACATAAATATAAAAAAAATATGCAGACCGAATTGCTGATTTTTATCACCCCCACGGTTATTCCCGTGCAAAAAAGAGCGGCTAATTTCTAG
- the aroC gene encoding chorismate synthase, with translation MFTYLTAGESHGPQLTAIISGIPAGLSLSEDQINHDLTRRQQGYGRGRRMQIETDQIAFKSGVRFGKTTGNPLTLVILNRDWTNWKQEMSTSAADEDQAHPVTRPRPGHADLAGCLKFNQRDARNILERASARETAIRVAVGAVCKALLQSFSITIFSYVTAIGIHELKPEILQKDDEQLSILAESSLFRVPDPSLEGKLKESVDKAKQEGDSLGGRFRIIARGLPAGIGSHSQYDRKLDGRLAQAVMSIQAIKGVEIGLGFKAAQTPGSQVHDEINYEQSRGFYHLSNNAGGIEGGISNGEDIIVTAAMKPIPTLYRPLQSVDLISKQPFQASVERSDTCAVPAAAVVGEAVVAIEIARLLMEKFGGDFIEETRAHYQKYLDHLRTF, from the coding sequence ATGTTTACCTATCTCACCGCCGGGGAATCCCATGGACCTCAGCTGACTGCCATCATATCCGGCATCCCTGCCGGGCTGTCCTTAAGCGAAGACCAGATTAACCATGATCTCACCCGACGGCAGCAAGGATATGGCCGTGGCCGACGTATGCAGATAGAAACAGATCAGATCGCCTTTAAATCCGGGGTTCGTTTTGGTAAAACTACCGGCAATCCCCTCACCCTGGTCATCTTGAACCGGGACTGGACAAACTGGAAACAGGAGATGTCAACCTCGGCTGCTGATGAAGATCAGGCACATCCGGTCACCCGGCCCCGTCCCGGCCATGCCGACCTGGCCGGCTGCCTTAAATTCAACCAGCGTGATGCCAGAAATATCCTCGAGCGGGCCAGTGCCCGAGAAACAGCCATTCGGGTTGCCGTCGGGGCGGTGTGCAAGGCATTGCTTCAATCTTTTTCCATTACCATCTTTTCCTATGTCACTGCCATTGGCATCCATGAACTTAAGCCGGAAATTCTGCAAAAAGATGATGAGCAGTTATCCATCCTGGCTGAAAGTTCGCTATTCCGGGTTCCCGATCCCTCGCTGGAAGGAAAACTTAAAGAATCTGTGGATAAAGCAAAACAGGAAGGTGACAGCCTGGGCGGCCGCTTCCGCATTATCGCCCGGGGACTGCCGGCAGGCATCGGCAGTCACAGCCAATATGACCGCAAACTGGATGGACGTCTGGCCCAGGCGGTCATGAGTATCCAGGCAATCAAAGGGGTAGAAATCGGTTTGGGATTCAAGGCCGCACAAACCCCGGGCTCCCAGGTTCATGATGAAATAAACTACGAGCAGAGCCGGGGGTTTTACCACCTGAGCAACAATGCGGGCGGGATTGAAGGCGGAATCAGCAATGGCGAGGATATTATCGTCACTGCAGCCATGAAGCCGATCCCCACCCTCTATCGGCCTTTACAATCGGTTGATTTGATCAGCAAGCAACCTTTCCAGGCCTCGGTTGAACGCTCTGACACCTGCGCCGTCCCGGCGGCTGCCGTCGTCGGCGAAGCAGTCGTGGCCATTGAAATAGCCCGGCTGTTGATGGAAAAATTCGGTGGTGATTTTATCGAAGAAACCAGGGCTCATTACCAAAAATACCTTGATCATCTCCGCACGTTTTAA
- a CDS encoding shikimate kinase: protein MNADQHLILTGFMGSGKSSVGRELATLLRRPFIDLDKYIEKQTGLTITEIFAHRGETSFRRLEQQALQAVLTYPPMVLATGGGTIINEDNRRLMQNRGYIVFLDASGDTIMKRTGASHSRPLLLTGDKTVSDKFRQQKIKDLLSERRPFYELCHLKILTDNLSVNQVTCRILQQLPSASD from the coding sequence ATGAACGCTGATCAGCATCTCATTCTTACCGGATTTATGGGGTCGGGGAAGTCCTCGGTAGGCAGGGAATTGGCCACTTTGCTGCGGCGGCCGTTTATCGATCTGGATAAATACATTGAAAAACAGACGGGATTGACCATCACTGAAATCTTTGCACACCGGGGAGAAACATCTTTCCGCCGGCTGGAACAACAAGCCCTGCAGGCAGTATTAACTTATCCACCCATGGTACTGGCCACTGGTGGTGGCACCATCATCAATGAAGATAACCGGCGGCTGATGCAAAACCGGGGTTATATTGTTTTTCTTGATGCCAGCGGTGATACGATCATGAAACGGACAGGGGCAAGCCATTCACGGCCACTGCTGCTCACTGGAGACAAAACAGTATCAGACAAATTCAGGCAGCAAAAAATAAAGGACCTTCTCAGTGAAAGAAGGCCCTTTTACGAATTATGTCATCTAAAGATTCTCACCGACAACCTATCGGTTAATCAGGTAACCTGCAGGATCCTACAGCAACTCCCCTCAGCTTCAGATTGA
- the secG gene encoding preprotein translocase subunit SecG encodes MTTFIIVLHVIVSFALIFIILLQTGTGAGMGAAFGSGSSQTLFGSSGSSKFFTRLTTIAATIFMLTSLTLTITSAHRVKGTVMEGYPASKPVAPISTQAQPSQPSPPVEVDKNIKPEAAEAQTAPQPATSGPEKAKEQPKKTD; translated from the coding sequence TTGACGACCTTTATTATTGTTTTACATGTGATTGTTTCATTTGCCCTTATCTTTATTATTCTGCTGCAAACCGGGACTGGTGCCGGAATGGGGGCCGCATTTGGCTCTGGCAGCAGCCAGACCTTGTTTGGCAGCTCAGGATCCAGCAAGTTTTTTACCCGTCTGACGACGATTGCCGCAACCATTTTTATGCTGACCTCCCTGACTTTGACTATTACTTCGGCCCATCGGGTTAAGGGAACGGTCATGGAAGGATATCCGGCTTCAAAACCGGTAGCGCCCATCTCAACCCAGGCGCAACCATCCCAACCGTCACCACCGGTAGAAGTTGATAAAAATATTAAGCCTGAAGCAGCTGAGGCTCAAACCGCTCCCCAGCCCGCAACATCCGGGCCGGAAAAGGCAAAGGAACAACCGAAAAAAACTGACTGA
- the tpiA gene encoding triose-phosphate isomerase: protein MKRKIIAGNWKMYKTLNEGLSFLEAFIPLCDQETMEKCSLILAPNFTLLASMANRCREAGIVLAAQNCHPGGEGAYTGETSLAMLADIGVSHVLVGHSERRALFGETDDFLNQKLKAVLISGLVPIFCVGETLEQREADAARSVVEKQLQQGLYGIDLDERMMVAYEPVWAIGTGKTATATDARIMHQFIRQCLVSMGGGRDIPLLYGGSVKPANAAELLAEPDIDGVLVGGASLNPEDFARIAENVC from the coding sequence ATGAAGCGTAAAATTATTGCCGGAAACTGGAAAATGTATAAGACCCTGAATGAAGGGCTTTCATTTCTGGAGGCGTTTATTCCCCTATGTGACCAGGAAACGATGGAAAAATGTTCACTGATTCTGGCCCCTAATTTTACTTTGCTGGCTTCCATGGCCAACCGTTGCCGGGAGGCTGGAATTGTCCTGGCGGCCCAGAACTGTCATCCCGGCGGAGAGGGAGCCTATACCGGCGAAACCTCTCTTGCCATGCTTGCAGATATAGGTGTCAGCCACGTTCTGGTTGGTCATTCCGAGCGCCGGGCCCTTTTTGGCGAAACCGATGATTTCCTCAATCAGAAACTGAAAGCGGTGTTAATCTCAGGGTTGGTCCCCATTTTCTGTGTTGGCGAAACCCTGGAGCAGCGAGAGGCTGATGCTGCCAGGTCAGTGGTTGAAAAACAGTTGCAGCAGGGTCTTTATGGGATTGACTTGGATGAAAGAATGATGGTTGCCTATGAACCGGTTTGGGCCATTGGCACCGGGAAAACGGCGACAGCGACAGACGCCAGGATAATGCACCAGTTTATTCGCCAATGTCTGGTATCAATGGGTGGTGGTAGGGATATTCCTCTCCTTTATGGTGGCAGCGTGAAACCGGCAAATGCGGCTGAACTGCTGGCAGAGCCGGATATTGATGGGGTACTGGTTGGTGGAGCTTCCCTGAACCCGGAGGATTTTGCCCGGATAGCTGAAAATGTATGCTGA